In a single window of the Stigmatopora nigra isolate UIUO_SnigA chromosome 7, RoL_Snig_1.1, whole genome shotgun sequence genome:
- the setd2 gene encoding histone-lysine N-methyltransferase SETD2 isoform X1 produces the protein MEAFLDLKHFLKDEGSGASVKVKGLSKAALIKSLSPRVMLSNQLLPKGTKMKVNLEDQTRQKVSFSFSQTKKPLQSIFVIPSSPEKSDTETETALSPPTIDKGWAFDNKKEQKQTCPVPISAEQTSSQVPTFAAKLKIDLAKMHFKKQILSVSVTREKLPSVMWDEQPTSNSRVIPKSSNNSETTSSSSQHQNPVTVSPSDDSPLHCPASQTASNLEKSTLSSEKVDNSSSNEEDKNVYKRKTRSQTESLSTRTEAEDPAPTSCRRKSSDLKGKTNVESSSKPVTKKSTSRSQPEEKESSSKRSENHERSSSYTKSDRDSRYASSRSLRSDKDRRRTRSRSRSRSRGSRTSSSHSRSDRLRCNRASRSERAYYHESDRRSYRSSPRRDRRRSRSRNDRNRDTSDSEDDHRKTRTRTSDSSRSSTYSKSSLYSKTDKTTKSVESSHLSESDKRSQTSSMYERTSKRLSDSDCQRKRSPLMESRHYKASTHHSIDTNKKSSSSTQHIQVDSEKHEHENPPKSSPNHTETDQKTKSQASSSLDETSKETITHSLDSEKTTCSTVEETSQHDRQSKDVVYTPDDKLTHDATIESCLVEENKFVNCNQGKGPFDHQNGELMETQCDRLDGPKSSFEVDKENAPGLNLNESQVNATLKKANDMENTFSPAITTNETLNNAAHVLLNNNDGTVCNIDMKDIQFSQGSTVATNTFDIHEAKDVVNPKPQGEQGNVAVTSEQAQKITTLESEQPCNTEKLVALEQNVENTKKSSPAKKSRWDIVGQDSLDCDDSLRTLSAELPKHMVSEQKIESPKNQPPIVMIGSIHKCETLSTLAQQAMRPEQTVSYDHGAPSPHVTGIDNSLKTSFDQTLCNSAVTRVNSAALIENWNGNKDELKDTFPNQLGRREQSEASDSDNSEYDSDCGEAIKRLHSVVVVPKNSTVTRESHDTGPSTGFQRISELHIGNELVNVNNHEVQYHVSSHQNLEGVSFDAGAFCQSQSNMIDSTSHLEGSSSTSVSHPYLTSPANFHHGSNIMRNLNSSGHHNQLQSQNYDNSRGEVRLPQDQQSASVDVNDRAGFIPRWSFPQLEQPSSTYQQPDSSHGPSLPQSKLPEHFSSLQPREDHSVPWIHQTSDTHIHIYKDIAGQIHPDSLTNDNDDYCGAKPSNQCKSTVEYSGPPGFVQGHEISSNSRCPTIPDPPRENSFKSHRSRGPPKKRRPEIESDSDNEAEAGPAAKKERQGETEASKETEVKVEVASPSLTLENFQDSNRWRESAKTKRMPPYFDLIEENLYLTERKKSKSHRDIKRMQCECPILPKQDRLRGMMACGEDCLNRLLMIECSSRCLNGHYCSNRRFQMKQHADFEVILTKEKGWGLRAAKDLPSNTFVLEYCGEVLDHKEFKTRVKEYARNKNIHYYFMALKNNEIIDATLKGNCSRFMNHSCEPNCETQKWTVNGQLRVGFFTTKAVSAGAELTFDYQFQRYGKEAQKCFCGAPSCRGFLGGENRVSVRAAGGRMKKDRPRKNALTTVDEELEALLENGEGLYDGKQVVSLCRLMVRVETMEQKLTCLKLIHDTQNPSCLKQFLDHHGLSLLWIFMVEISEAKGNCANNIKLQSEIMKTLSVLPISTKNMLEESKVLTFIQRWAETKVLPQPTEMDGYSSENTSRAQTPLNTPDGSSSKLGAECDRDTPKPAVYRRLKIISENSLDSALSDASKASDGKEEEEEEDDDEEEESTQTALLDDKQKLDLVSETADQVKQTPEEPVKDFKVETQEEAEVASNVEQQILLEEEKDQTELSDMPSEVKTDTSDEPKNDPEVSDKPGGEEITIQAPTETAEVESEQPVVEMQEPEVGSIQMDVSEVSAEKPVKDMEAKTETLETEKPSAGPEAQPEEPIPVGPPSSDAPEVHMPTEDTPAPTDTPAIETPSQDEEEGVSDVESERSQEPQVSALDISSMAARLLASWKDLKEVYRIPKKIQVEKESNDRSRDRDSTLTPRNTSGSREREREREKERERDRDRDRDRDRDRDRDRDRDHDRDWDRERDRDRERERDRDRERDRDKTPRSAERRRRRSTSPPSYERSSRRAEERFDPSKTPRGVGSKERNKLSTEERRKLFEQEVAQREAQKQQQQLQEQQQQLQEQQQQQLQTMAYDPALAYASTSGFITYPPGYPVQTFVDPTNPNAGKVLLPTPTAEPTLNYEQTTSQRLISDLGLPSPSSTSQPTPVSNISQHITSASLTPADNTQYTQPAVAEQDSSASVLSVPAQTVPQVQGQQSYATLWDPATQQAVTVQTQPTQQYTAAPAQGTTQTAIYYQGQPCQAIYSIPATYPQTNTPVIQAYSDPAASYLHGQTVYPGHQQNVVVQQGGTVTTIVTSQTVQQEMIVPNNVIDLPPPSPPKPKTIVLPPNWKVARDPEGKIYYYHITTRQTQWDPPTWDGSSETSLDHESEMDLGTPTYDENPSKFSTKTAEADTSSELAKKSKESFRKEMSQFIVQCLNPYRKPDCKLGRICNTEDFKHLARKLTHGVMNKELKACTNPEDLDCNENVKHKTKEYIKKYMQRFGAVYKPKEDTELY, from the exons ATGGAAGCGTTTCTTGACCTTAAACACTTTTTAAA AGACGAAGGAAGTGGTGCCTCG GTAAAGGTGAAGGGCCTTTCTAAGGCAGCTCTCATCAAAAGTCTGTCTCCTCGAGTTATGCTGTCCAACCAACTTTTACCCAAAGGAACAAAGATGAAGGTCAATCTAGAAGATCAGACACGGCAGAAAGTGTCCTTCAGCTTTTCACAGACCAAGAAGCCACTTCAGAGCATTTTCGTTATCCCTTCTAGTCCTGAAAAGTCTGACACTGAAACTGAAACTGCTTTGTCACCGCCAACTATTGATAAAGGATGGGCCTTTGAcaataaaaaagaacaaaagcagACTTGTCCAGTGCCAATTTCAGCCGAACAGACATCTTCACAGGTCCCAACCTTTGCTGCAAAGCTGAAAATTGACCTGGCCAAAATGCATTTCAAGAAGCAAATACTCAGTGTGTCTGTGACCAGGGAAAAACTACCATCTGTTATGTGGGACGAGCAACCCACCTCTAATTCGCGGGTTATTCCGAAATCATCAAATAACAGCGAAACCACATCCTCTTCTTCGCAGCATCAGAACCCTGTAACTGTCTCCCCCTCTGATGATTCCCCTCTTCACTGTCCTGCGAGCCAGACAGCATCGAATCtcgaaaaatctactttatccTCAGAAAAGGTGGATAACAGTTCCAGTAATGAGGAggataaaaatgtatacaaaaggAAAACCAGGTCACAAACTGAGAGTCTTTCTACACGAACAGAGGCTGAAGATCCAGCCCCAACGTCTTGCAGACGCAAATCAAGTGActtaaaagggaaaacaaatgtGGAAAGCAGTAGTAAACCAGTAACAAAAAAGTCAACTTCTAGGTCACAACCAGAGGAGAAAGAAAGTTCATCAAAGCGATCTGAGAATCATGAAAGGTCATCTAGTTATACAAAATCGGACCGTGATTCAAGATATGCATCATCGCGTTCACTGCGATCGGACAAAGATCGAAGAAGAACCAGATCTAGGTCAAGGTCTAGATCTAGAGGCTCTCGTACCAGTTCATCTCACTCAAGATCAGACCGATTGAGATGCAATAGAGCATCTCGGTCAGAAAGGGCTTATTATCATGAATCTGATCGTAGATCATACAGGAGTTCTCCACGTAGAGACAGAAGACGATCTCGTTCTCGGAATGACAGAAATCGGGACACTTCAGATTCTGAAGATGACCATCGCAAGACGAGGACTAGGACAAGTGATTCTAGTCGATCATCCACCTATTCAAAATCCTCTTTGTACTCAAAAactgacaaaacaacaaaatctgtagaATCGTCACATTTGTCAGAGTCGGATAAAAGAAGTCAAACGTCATCTATGTATGAAAGGACTTCAAAGCGTCTGTCAGACTCTGACTGCCAGCGCAAACGCTCTCCACTTATGGAATCAAGGCATTATAAGGCTAGCACCCATCATTCAATAGATACCAACAAAAAATCCAGTTCTTCCACTCAACATATTCAAGTGGACAGTGAAAAACATGAACatgaaaatcccccaaaaagcagCCCTAATCACACAGAGACTGATCAAAAGACAAAATCTCAGGCAAGCTCTAGTTTAGATGAGACATCTAAAGAAACGATAACTCATTCGCTTGATTCTGAAAAGACCACCTGTTCAACTGTAGAGGAAACCAGTCAACATGATAGACAATCAAAAGATGTAGTTTATACCCCCGATGACAAACTAACACATGACGCGACCATTGAATCATGTTTAGTAGAAGAAAACAAGTTTGTAAATTGTAATCAAGGAAAGGGTCCATTTGACCATCAGAATGGTGAGTTGATGGAAACACAATGTGACAGATTAGATGGTCCAAAATCAAGTTTTGAAGTGGACAAAGAAAATGCGCCAGGTCTAAACTTAAATGAGAGCCAGGTAAACGCCACCCTTAAAAAAGCAAATGATATGGAGAATACATTTTCTCCAGCAATCACAACAAATGAGACTTTGAACAATGCTGCTCACGTTTTACTCAATAATAATGATGGCACAGTATGCAATATAGACATGAAAGATATTCAATTTTCCCAAGGGTCAACAGTTGCAACGAACACATTTGATATACATGAAGCAAAAGATGTTGTGAACCCCAAACCACAAGGCGAACAAGGTAATGTCGCTGTTACTTCTGAGCAAGCTCAAAAAATCACAACACTGGAATCAGAGCAACCATGTAATACTGAGAAGCTGGTGGCACTTGAACAAAATGTAGAAAACACTAAAAAGAGTAGTCCTGCTAAAAAGTCCCGTTGGGATATTGTTGGGCAGGATTCTCTAGATTGTGACGATTCACTTCGGACACTTAGTGCTGAACTACCTAAACACATGGTCTCTGAACAAAAAATCGAGTCACCCAAAAATCAGCCTCCAATAGTAATGATTGGGAGCATACACAAATGTGAAACACTTTCCACACTAGCGCAACAGGCGATGAGACCAGAGCAGACAGTGAGTTATGACCATGGAGCACCTTCTCCCCATGTTACTGGTATTGACAATTCTCTGAAAACAAGCTTTGACCAGACTCTGTGTAACAGTGCCGTAACACGGGTCAACAGTGCTGCACTAATTGAGAACTGGAATGGAAACAAGGATGAGTTAAAAGACACATTTCCCAATCAGTTAGGCAGAAGAGAACAAAGTGAGGCTAGTGATAGTGACAACTCTGAGTATGACTCTGATTGCGGTGAGGCGATAAAACGATTGCACTCTGTAGTGGTGGTGCCAAAGAATTCTACTGTAACAAGAGAATCACATGACACTGGACCCTCTACAGGCTTTCAACGTATATCAGAGCTCCACATTGGTAATGAACTGGTAAACGTGAATAATCATGAAGTCCAATATCACGTAAGCTCTCACCAAAATTTAGAGGGTGTTTCTTTTGATGCTGGCGCCTTTTGCCAATCCCAGAGTAATATGATTGACAGCACTAGTCACTTAGAGGGATCTAGTTCTACTAGCGTTTCTCATCCTTATTTGACTAGTCCTGCCAATTTTCACCATGGTTCTAATATCATGCGCAACCTAAACAGTTCTGGCCATCACAACCAACTTCAAAGCCAGAACTATGACAACAGCAGAGGAGAAGTCAGGCTCCCTCAAGACCAACAATCTGCCAGTGTTGATGTCAATGATAGGGCTGGATTTATCCCGAGATGGAGTTTTCCACAGTTAGAACAGCCCAGTAGTACATATCAACAGCCGGACAGTAGTCATGGACCTTCGTTACCACAATCTAAACTTCCAGAACACTTCTCTAGCTTACAACCACGCGAAGACCACAGTGTCCCTTGGATCCACCAAACCTCAGACACACATATCCATATTTACAAGGATATTGCGGGTCAAATCCATCCAGACTCACTCACTAATGACAATGATGACTACTGCGGAGCTAAACCATCCAATCAGTGCAAATCAACTGTTGAGTACAGTGGTCCTCCTGGATTTGTACAAGGTCATGAGATAAGCAGCAACAGCAGGTGCCCGACCATACCCGATCCCCCAAGGGAGAACAGCTTTAAATCGCACAGGAGCAGAGGTCCTCCCAAGAAAAGACGGCCAGAAATCGAGTCGGATTCGGACAATGAGGCTGAAGCCGGGCCTGCGGCCAAGAAGGAGCGGCAAGGAGAAACTGAGGCTTCTAAAGAAACGGAAGTTAAAGTTGAGGTTGCGTCTCCGTCGCTCACTCTGGAGAACTTTCAAGACTCTAATCGATGGAGAGAGAGTGCCAAGACAAAGAGGATGCCCCCTTATTTTGACCTGATAGAAGAGAATCTGTACCTAACTGAgcg AAAAAAGAGCAAATCACATCGTGATATCAAGAGGATGCAGTGTGAGTGCCCAATATTGCCCAAACAAGACCGTTTACGGGGTATGATGGCTTGCGGGGAGGACTGTTTAAATCGTCTGCTGATGATTGAATG cTCCTCAAGGTGCCTGAATGGACATTATTGCTCAAATCGGCGCTTTCAAATGAAGCAACATGCAGATTTTGAAGTCATCCTCACCAAAGAGAAGGGCTGGGGTCTTCGTGCGGCCAAGGACTTGCCGTC AAATACATTTGTGCTAGAATACTGTGGGGAAGTGCTGGACCACAAAGAATTCAAGACAAGAGTGAAAGAATATGCACGCAACAAGAACATACATTACTACTTCATGGCTCTAAAGAATAATGAG ATAATCGATGCAACACTTAAGGGAAATTGTTCACGGTTCATGAACCATAGCTGCGAGCCAAACTGTGAGACCCAAAAG TGGACGGTGAATGGCCAGCTTAGAGTTGGGTTCTTCACCACCAAGGCTGTTAGTGCAGGAGCTGAGCTGACATTTGACTACCAGTTTCAGAGATACGG AAAAGAAGCTCAAAAGTGCTTCTGTGGAGCCCCCAGCTGCAGAGGCTTCCTGGGTGGGGAGAACAGAGTCAGTGTCCGAGCGGCTGGGGGAAGGATGAAGAAAGACCGGCCTCGGAAGAATGCTCTCACCACA GTTGATGAAGAATTGGAGGCTTTGCTAGAGAATGGCGAAGGGCTTTATGATGGCAAACAAGTAGTGTCCTTGTGCAGACTTATGGTTCGCGTGGAAACCATGGAGCAGAAACTCACCTGTCTCAAGCTCATACAT GATACACAGAACCCATCATGTTTGAAGCAATTTTTAGATCATCATGGCTTGTCGTTGCTTTGGATCTTTATGGTGGAAATTTCTGAAGCCAAGGGCAATTGTGCCAATAACATCAAACTGCAATCGGAG ATTATGAAGACACTGTCTGTACTACCCATCTCTACGAAGAACATGCTGGAAGAGAGTAAAGTCCTGACCTTCATTCAGCGATGGGCTGAAACAAAAGTGCTCCCACAGCCCACTGAGATGGACGGTTACTCCAGCGAGAATACGTCTCGTGCTCAGACGCCCCTCAATACCCCTGATGGTTCTAGCTCCAAATTGGGAGCAGAATGTGACAGGGACACCCCCAAACCTGCTGTGTACAGACGCCTTAAAATCATCAGCGAAAACAGTCTGGACAGCGCTCTGTCCGACGCCAGCAAGGCATCTGATggaaaggaggaggaagaagaagaagatgacgatgaagaggaagaaTCTACTCAAACAGCACTGCTTGATGACAAACAGAAGTTAGATTTGGTCAGTGAAACGGCTGATCAAGTGAAACAAACACCAGAAGAGCCCGTGAAAGATTTCAAAGTGGAGACGCAGGAAGAGGCAGAAGTGGCTTCAAATGTTGAACAACAAATTCTTCTTGAAGAGGAAAAAGACCAAACGGAGCTGAGCGACATGCCGAGTGAGGTCAAAACGGACACGAGTGATGAACCAAAGAACGACCCTGAGGTATCTGACAAACCTGGTGGCGAAGAGATCACTATTCAGGCACCAACAGAAACCGCAGAAGTCGAAAGTGAGCAGCCTGTAGTTGAGATGCAGGAACCAGAGGTTGGGTCAATCCAAATGGACGTTTCTGAGGTATCAGCTGAAAAACCTGTGAAGGACATGGAAGCCAAGACAGAAACACTGGAGACTGAAAAACCCTCTGCTGGACCTGAGGCTCAACCAGAAGAACCTATCCCAGTTGGTCCTCCAAGCTCTGACGCCCCTGAGGTCCATATGCCCACTGAAGACACTCCAGCACCTACAGATACTCCAGCAATAGAAACACCTTCtcaggatgaagaggaaggtgTTTCCGATGTGGAGAGTGAGCGGAGCCAGGAGCCCCAAGTCAGTGCCTTGGACATTAGCAGCATGGCCGCCAGGCTGTTGGCAAGCTGGAAGGATCTCAAG GAGGTGTACAGAATACCAAAGAAGATTCAAGTTGAGAAGGAATCTAATG ATCGAAGTCGAGATCGTGACTCAACTTTGACTCCACGCAACACCTCTGGTAGTCGAGAGCGGGAAAGGGAACGAGAAAAAGAACGGGAAAGGGACCGGGACAGGGATAGGGACAGAGATAGGGACAGGGATCGTGACCGGGACAGGGACCATGACCGAGATTGGGACAGGGAGCGAGACAGAgatagggagagagagagggatagagacaGGGAGCGTGATCGAGACAAAACTCCACGCAGCGCCGAGAGACGGAGGAGAAGATCCACATCCCCACCCTCCTATGAGCGAAGTAGCCGGCGTGCCGAGGAGCG GTTTGATCCATCAAAGACGCCGAGGGGAGTTGGCAGTAAAGAGCGCAACAAGCTGTCTACAGAGGAACGCAGGAAGCTGTTCGAACAGGAGGTCGCTCAACGAGAAGCCcagaagcagcagcagcagcttcaggagcagcaacagcagcttcaggagcagcagcagcagcagctccaaACCATGGCCTACGACCCCGCCTTGGCCTATGCCTCCACTTCTGGCTTCATCACCTACCCGCCCGGATACCCCGTGCAGACATTTGTGGATCCCACCAACCCCAACGCAGGCAAAGTACTACTACCCACGCCGACAGCTGAGCCCACCTTGAACTATGAACAGACTACTTCCCAAAGACTTATCTCAGATCTTGGGCTTCCATCACCGTCATCCACTTCACAACCCACTCCTGTTTCTAATATCTCTCAGCACATCACCTCCGCCAGCCTCACCCCTGCTGACAACACGCAATACACGCAGCCGGCCGTCGCAGAGCAGGATTCCAGTGCATCTGTCCTCTCCGTGCCTGCCCAGACGGTGCCTCAGGTCCAGGGCCAGCAGAGCTACGCCACCCTTTGGGACCCCGCCACCCAACAGGCAGTGACCGTCCAGACGCAGCCGACGCAGCAATACACCGCGGCCCCGGCGCAGGGCACCACGCAAACGGCAATCTACTACCAGGGGCAGCCGTGCCAAGCCATCTATAGCATCCCTGCGACTTATCCTCAGACCAACACTCCAGTCATTCAG GCATACTCTGACCCGGCAGCCAGCTACCTTCATGGACAAACAGTGTATCCTGGGCATCAGCAGAATGTGGTTGTCCAGCAGGGAGGCACAGTTACTACCATTGTCACTTCACAAACTGTTCAGCAG GAAATGATCGTACCCAACAATGTGATAGATCTGCCTCCTCCCTCTCCTCCGAAACCCAAAACTATCGTTTTACCTCCCAACTGGAAAGTTGCCCGGGACCCTGAAGGAAAAATCTACTATTATCATATAACAACAAG ACAAACTCAGTGGGATCCTCCCACCTGGGACGGAAGTAGCGAGACCAGTCTGGACCATGAATCTGAGATGGACCTTGGTACTCCCACTTATGACGAGAATCCCTCCAAG TTTTCAACCAAAACAGCTGAAGCAGACACTTCCAGTGAATTGGCCAAAAAGAGCAAAGAGTCATTCCGCAAAGAG ATGTCACAGTTTATTGTGCAATGTTTAAATCCTTATCGAAAACCGGACTGTAAACTCGGGCGGATCTGCAACACGGAGGATTTCAAACATCTGGCAAGAAAG CTAACCCACGGCGTCATGAACAAGGAACTGAAGGCCTGCACTAACCCAGAGGACCTGGACTGCAACGAAAACGTCAAGCACAAGACCAAGGAGTACATCAAGAAATACATGCAGCGCTTTGGTGCCGTGTACAAACCCAAGGAGGACACCGAGCTCTACTGA